One part of the Alistipes onderdonkii genome encodes these proteins:
- a CDS encoding ABC transporter permease gives MTDQKVHSPFWTIVRKEIADHVRSLRFIILVSIIVLTCAGSLYTALTNIAAAIKPDDPDSSFLFLKLFTVSDGTLPSFVFFINFLGPLLGIALGFDAVNSEQNKGTLSRMLSQPIHRDCIINAKFVAALIVIGVLLFALGFLVMGCGLIAIGIPPTPGEFWRIILYIITGIFYVAFWLTVAILFSLCFRQAATSALASIAVWLFFSVFYAMIVSVVARALSPSEMAPVYHQLSYQRFILGLMRLAPSELFNDATSTLLMPSVRSLGPLTMEQLDGAIPSPLPLGESIKVVWAQLTGLIAATVVCFAVSYSIFMRREIRSR, from the coding sequence ATGACTGACCAGAAAGTGCATTCCCCGTTCTGGACGATCGTCCGGAAGGAGATCGCCGACCATGTGCGCAGCCTGCGGTTCATTATTCTGGTGAGCATCATCGTGCTCACCTGCGCGGGGTCGTTGTATACGGCGCTTACGAATATCGCGGCCGCGATAAAGCCCGACGATCCGGACAGCTCCTTCCTCTTCCTGAAACTCTTCACGGTGTCGGACGGGACGCTCCCTTCGTTCGTATTTTTCATCAATTTCCTGGGGCCTTTGCTCGGTATCGCATTGGGCTTCGATGCCGTTAATTCAGAGCAGAACAAAGGGACGCTCAGCCGTATGCTGTCGCAGCCCATCCACCGCGACTGTATCATCAACGCCAAGTTCGTGGCTGCGCTGATCGTCATCGGGGTATTGCTCTTCGCACTGGGCTTTCTGGTGATGGGGTGCGGCTTGATTGCCATCGGCATTCCTCCGACCCCCGGGGAGTTCTGGAGGATCATCCTGTACATCATTACCGGGATCTTCTACGTGGCATTCTGGCTTACGGTGGCGATCCTGTTCTCGCTCTGTTTCCGCCAGGCGGCTACCTCTGCGCTGGCATCCATCGCCGTGTGGCTTTTTTTCAGTGTGTTCTATGCGATGATCGTCAGCGTGGTCGCCCGGGCGCTGAGCCCCTCCGAGATGGCTCCGGTCTACCACCAGCTCAGCTACCAGCGGTTTATCCTGGGGCTGATGCGGCTGGCGCCGAGCGAACTGTTCAACGATGCCACTTCGACGCTGCTCATGCCTTCGGTGCGGAGCCTCGGCCCCCTGACGATGGAGCAATTGGACGGGGCTATTCCCAGTCCGCTGCCTCTGGGCGAGAGCATCAAGGTTGTGTGGGCGCAGTTGACCGGACTGATTGCCGCGACCGTCGTCTGCTTTGCCGTTTCCTACTCGATATTCATGCGGCGGGAAATCCGTTCCCGATAG
- a CDS encoding BamA/TamA family outer membrane protein translates to MRPAHIRNTCILVCAVLSVAACSTTRRLGSDEVLYTGVKKIRIEPDSGVVLSAAAESAVKEPLSVAPNNPLYSPYIRTPLPIGLWAYNYLYTPREKGFKYWLFKRLAKQPVLISKVQPRLRTKVAEQVLENYGYFGSHAADSLLYRKHGRKAKVYYTLGIAPPWHYSKIAYPEVDSGMEHLMDSLRATSLLRVGAQYNMDSLTLERKRISQLLRNRGYYYFRPEYLEYLADTTSGLRQVDLRLNLKPNLPEVALKPYRVGGITVRLTNIKPGPTDTLRLRNATVIAQRPMKIRPRILSRALTLRSGQLFTVDAQNRTQTDLNKLGIFRSVNLSVTPLDSLRGSDTLDVAIDAQFDYPLEAALETDVTSKSNSFIGPGITFKVSNNNLFRGGEVLALKLNGSYEWQTGNKNSGGRSSRLNSYELGLNANLSIPRLLLPSFITRRLKYPGSTTFQLGVDLMNRPSFFRLIAFSGSAGYNFQTSPYSRHSLTVFKLTYNKLLHTTEAFDKTMDENPAIAMSFRNQFVPSINYTYTFDKTYGSTGNRRFYWQNSVTSAGNILSGVLSLFGEKQPQHLFGNRFSQFVKEVSEVKFYHRIGRRNNWLATRLLVGVGYAYGNSEVMPYSEQFYIGGANSIRAFTIRSLGPGSYRPPANDRNGYLDQTGDFKLEANIEYRFGIMGRLNGAVFLDAGNIWLLKKDPKRPGAELKWKGLLNEIALGTGFGLRYDISYLVIRADLGIGIHTPYPNPDKTGYYNISSFKDGLGFHLAIGYPF, encoded by the coding sequence ATGAGGCCGGCACACATTAGAAATACCTGCATCCTGGTTTGCGCCGTGTTGTCGGTAGCGGCCTGCTCCACCACCCGCCGGCTGGGGTCGGACGAGGTGTTGTATACGGGCGTGAAGAAAATCCGGATCGAACCCGACTCGGGCGTCGTGCTCTCCGCCGCAGCCGAATCGGCCGTGAAGGAACCGCTGTCGGTCGCCCCGAACAACCCGCTTTACAGCCCCTATATCCGCACCCCGCTGCCGATCGGGCTGTGGGCCTACAACTATCTCTACACACCCAGGGAAAAGGGATTCAAATACTGGTTATTCAAACGGCTGGCCAAACAGCCCGTGCTGATCTCGAAGGTGCAGCCCCGGCTCCGGACGAAGGTCGCGGAACAGGTGCTCGAAAATTACGGTTATTTCGGCTCGCACGCCGCAGACTCCCTGCTCTACCGCAAACACGGGCGGAAGGCAAAGGTGTACTATACGCTCGGCATAGCGCCGCCCTGGCACTATTCGAAGATCGCCTACCCGGAGGTGGACAGCGGCATGGAACATCTCATGGACAGTCTCCGGGCCACGTCCCTGCTCCGCGTGGGGGCGCAGTACAACATGGACAGCCTCACGCTCGAACGCAAACGGATCTCCCAGCTGCTGCGCAACAGGGGATATTACTATTTCCGTCCCGAATACCTGGAATACCTGGCCGATACGACTTCCGGTCTGCGGCAGGTCGACCTGCGCCTGAACCTCAAGCCCAACCTGCCGGAGGTGGCGCTCAAGCCCTACCGGGTGGGCGGCATCACGGTGCGGCTGACGAACATCAAACCCGGCCCGACGGACACGCTCCGCCTGCGCAATGCGACGGTCATCGCCCAGCGGCCGATGAAAATCCGCCCCAGGATCCTGTCCAGGGCCCTCACGCTCCGAAGCGGGCAGCTCTTCACGGTAGATGCCCAGAACCGCACGCAGACCGACCTCAACAAGCTGGGCATTTTCCGTTCCGTCAACCTGAGCGTCACGCCGCTCGACTCGCTGCGGGGCTCCGACACGCTGGACGTCGCCATCGACGCGCAGTTCGACTATCCGCTGGAAGCCGCCCTGGAAACGGACGTAACCTCGAAGTCGAACAGCTTCATCGGCCCCGGCATCACCTTCAAGGTCAGCAACAACAACCTGTTCCGGGGCGGCGAAGTCCTCGCCCTGAAACTGAACGGCTCGTACGAATGGCAGACGGGCAACAAAAACTCCGGCGGCCGTTCCTCACGGCTCAACTCCTATGAACTGGGACTGAATGCGAACCTCAGCATTCCGCGGCTGTTGCTGCCGTCGTTCATCACGCGCAGGCTGAAATACCCCGGGAGCACGACGTTCCAGCTCGGGGTCGACCTGATGAACCGCCCCAGCTTCTTCCGGCTGATCGCGTTCAGCGGCTCGGCGGGATACAATTTCCAGACCTCGCCTTACAGCCGCCATTCGCTGACCGTATTCAAACTCACCTACAACAAGCTGCTGCACACGACCGAAGCCTTCGACAAGACGATGGACGAGAACCCGGCCATCGCCATGAGTTTCCGCAACCAGTTCGTACCGTCGATCAACTATACCTATACGTTCGACAAGACCTACGGCAGCACCGGCAACCGCCGCTTCTACTGGCAGAACAGCGTCACCTCGGCCGGCAACATCCTCTCGGGCGTGCTGAGCCTGTTCGGCGAAAAACAGCCCCAGCACCTGTTCGGGAACCGCTTTTCGCAGTTCGTCAAGGAGGTGAGCGAAGTGAAGTTCTACCACCGCATCGGGCGCCGGAACAACTGGCTGGCGACGCGGCTGCTCGTCGGCGTGGGATATGCCTACGGGAATTCCGAGGTGATGCCCTACAGCGAGCAGTTCTACATCGGAGGCGCCAACAGCATCCGCGCCTTCACGATCCGGTCGCTCGGGCCGGGCAGCTACCGTCCCCCGGCCAACGACCGCAACGGCTATCTCGACCAGACGGGCGATTTCAAGCTGGAGGCCAACATCGAATACCGCTTCGGCATCATGGGACGCCTGAACGGCGCCGTTTTCCTCGACGCCGGGAATATCTGGCTGCTGAAAAAAGACCCCAAACGCCCCGGTGCGGAACTGAAATGGAAAGGGCTGCTCAATGAAATCGCGCTGGGCACCGGATTCGGGTTGCGTTACGACATCAGCTACCTGGTCATCCGTGCCGACCTCGGAATCGGCATCCACACCCCCTACCCCAATCCCGACAAGACGGGGTATTACAACATCTCCAGCTTCAAGGACGGGCTCGGGTTCCACCTGGCGATCGGCTATCCGTTCTGA
- a CDS encoding translocation/assembly module TamB domain-containing protein: protein MLKKIIKYTLRALLVVLVVLILVPALLYIPAVQDFVRKRAVGYASRALGMDLSVERLRLSFPLRLSVDNTLLVDKADTLLSCGRLSLDVALWPLVRKEVVIRSFGLERVAARYKDSLAGMDMRLSAGLLSLDAAKADLSANTAGIASLVLSDADVRLDITQAAPKEEADSTAALPWTIGIGKLSVDNLAFGMRTAPAVSELSVRLAEGTVDECRVRLDSQQVSVKSVLLNRGGYSYLTGPAVPGKEKQEAAPAPGGSTPSLPWTVRVGSVVLTGNRAEYGLLNHRPAAGFDPSFIVLSTLDLAVDSIYNRGADIALQIRRMAFTERSGLTVSDMTGDIGMDASGISLAGVTLKTPFSRIEANISAGEGILALAPDSPLKAALTADVNTKDLKYLYPALIPPVLDGRIVSLALTAAGTLGDIGKAGLDISSPGHVAFTADGAARNVLDPGRMEASARFEGDFRDMAFLEALLPDSALRRRIAIPDRIRLHGTAGADKGAFSAASTLSADGGEIALQGRLDTRSEAYGIELRCDSFPLNRFLPADSLGLLDLALQAGGSGFDPLRAQTRGNIRLQVDRAEFRGRDFGGVELNANLEGGQLSGRLSDRDEALRLLLLVSGTLTERKQEVRLTGNVFDFDLAELGISPQKIGGSFALEAGASASDAGSYTARISLDSIEVRTRHRTDRIRPTSLSLSSDTTATRAKLASGDLSLAFVSPGPVDSLVPALTRSADILARQIRAQSVDMEALKPALPDFSLSVTAGRENILNNFLKTKKVSFGALDIEGVNCDSLPVSLRIKAERLAWGGVVLDTLTAGIAQDGRRLDYFLRTANVPGNLNNIALAGLYGHVAGNRGQVNLCQKNRAGREGFRFGLDVEWNDSLVRAGVTPPDPVFGYEPWTVNPGNYLVYRYGKSIDADLDMRHGDQRFAIRTVPGEGASDDIRLDIAGLNIGSALGLLPSAPPVDGILGTDMTLGMTPDSLTLRGDLSIAELSYDKRRFGNVDFGLYYKQDQGHMADARLTLDGAEVLTVRGDYRAERESPLDLTATIPGFPLQQANVFLPDDLIRLRGRLQAKIHAGGAADRPRLDGGVHFAQTEICVPMIGTSFRLSSDTIRIDDSRVIFDDYTLLAPNSKPLTIGGEVDLADFSRMTADLALRASDFQAVDVARKEGTSVYGKAYLDLDATAKGPLDELVVRGNVALLGGTDINYVMQDSPMDVKERPQNIVTFVSFRELDSQGQEETSQAIRIGGMDVLVNVNINNDVQAAVDLSADGNNRIDLKGGGNLTYTMNPLGDVRLSGKYVLSGGSVRYNPPIISQKIFKITPDSYVEWIGNIADPAFNITAVETVRANVSSDGQDNRAVNFDISINIRNSLDDLEVSFGLSAPEDLTMQNQLNSLTAEQRANQAMNLLIYNTYTGPGTTAKVSSENPLNSFIQKELNQWAQNNLKGVDLSFGINSYGEDDPNGQRTDYSYRLSKNLFSNRVRAVIGGKFSTDADPSQNLKENLIDDISLEYMLTKRDNMYLKVFRHTGYESILEGEITETGVGFVIRKKLLRLGDLFKSTKPKAKKQKRDEAGTH from the coding sequence ATGCTGAAAAAGATCATCAAATATACGCTCCGTGCGCTGCTCGTTGTCCTCGTCGTCCTGATACTGGTTCCCGCCCTGCTCTACATACCGGCCGTACAGGATTTCGTTCGGAAGCGCGCGGTCGGCTATGCCTCGCGGGCGCTCGGGATGGATTTGTCCGTCGAACGTCTCCGGCTCTCCTTTCCGCTCCGGTTATCGGTGGACAACACGCTGCTGGTCGACAAGGCCGATACGCTCCTCAGCTGCGGCAGGCTCTCGCTGGATGTCGCCCTGTGGCCCCTGGTTCGGAAAGAGGTCGTCATCCGGAGCTTCGGGCTGGAGCGGGTCGCCGCCCGCTACAAGGATTCGCTGGCGGGCATGGACATGCGCCTTTCGGCGGGCCTGTTGTCCCTGGATGCGGCCAAGGCCGACCTCTCGGCAAATACGGCAGGCATCGCCAGCCTCGTCCTGTCGGATGCCGATGTCCGGCTGGACATAACGCAAGCGGCTCCGAAAGAGGAAGCGGACAGCACGGCCGCACTGCCGTGGACGATCGGCATCGGGAAACTCTCGGTGGACAACCTGGCTTTCGGGATGCGGACGGCACCTGCCGTATCGGAACTCTCCGTCCGCCTGGCCGAAGGCACGGTGGATGAATGCCGGGTGCGGCTCGACAGCCAGCAGGTATCCGTGAAAAGCGTACTGCTGAACCGGGGCGGCTACTCCTACCTGACAGGGCCGGCAGTGCCCGGAAAAGAGAAACAGGAGGCAGCTCCCGCCCCCGGCGGCAGCACGCCGTCGCTCCCCTGGACGGTTCGGGTCGGCAGCGTCGTGCTGACCGGCAACCGGGCGGAATACGGGCTGCTGAACCATCGTCCCGCAGCGGGATTCGACCCGTCGTTCATCGTCCTCTCGACGCTCGACCTGGCGGTCGATTCGATCTACAACCGGGGTGCGGACATAGCCCTGCAAATCCGCCGCATGGCGTTCACCGAGCGCAGCGGGCTCACGGTGAGCGACATGACCGGGGACATCGGCATGGACGCCTCGGGCATATCCCTTGCCGGCGTCACCCTGAAAACGCCCTTTTCCCGGATCGAGGCCAACATCTCCGCCGGGGAGGGGATTCTGGCACTGGCTCCGGATTCGCCACTCAAGGCAGCGCTCACGGCCGACGTGAACACCAAAGACCTAAAATACCTCTATCCGGCGCTGATACCGCCCGTGCTCGACGGACGTATCGTCAGCCTGGCGCTCACCGCAGCGGGGACGCTGGGCGACATCGGAAAAGCCGGGCTGGACATCTCCTCGCCCGGACACGTCGCATTCACGGCGGACGGGGCGGCGAGAAATGTGCTCGATCCCGGCCGCATGGAGGCTTCCGCACGGTTCGAAGGCGATTTCAGGGATATGGCGTTCCTCGAAGCGCTGTTGCCCGACTCCGCCCTGCGGCGGCGCATAGCGATTCCCGACCGCATCCGGCTCCACGGAACGGCCGGCGCAGACAAAGGGGCGTTCTCGGCCGCTTCGACGCTCTCGGCCGACGGCGGGGAGATAGCCCTGCAAGGCCGGCTGGATACCCGCAGCGAGGCCTATGGCATCGAATTACGGTGCGACAGCTTCCCGTTGAACAGGTTTTTGCCGGCCGATTCGCTGGGCCTTTTAGACCTGGCGTTGCAGGCCGGGGGCAGCGGATTCGATCCGCTCCGGGCGCAGACCCGGGGGAACATCCGCCTGCAGGTTGACCGGGCGGAGTTCCGCGGCAGGGATTTCGGAGGCGTGGAGCTGAACGCAAACCTCGAAGGAGGACAACTTTCCGGCCGCCTGTCCGACCGTGACGAGGCGCTGCGGCTGTTGCTGCTGGTCTCGGGCACGCTGACCGAACGGAAACAGGAAGTCAGGCTCACGGGCAACGTCTTCGATTTCGACCTGGCAGAGCTGGGAATCTCCCCGCAGAAAATCGGCGGGTCGTTCGCGCTGGAGGCCGGGGCGTCCGCCTCGGACGCCGGCAGCTACACGGCCCGGATATCCCTGGACAGCATCGAGGTCAGAACCCGGCACCGCACAGACCGCATCCGTCCGACGAGCCTGTCATTGAGCTCCGACACGACGGCGACGCGGGCCAAACTGGCATCCGGCGACCTGTCGCTGGCATTCGTCTCCCCCGGGCCCGTGGACTCGCTGGTTCCGGCCCTGACGCGGAGCGCCGACATACTCGCACGGCAGATACGGGCACAAAGCGTCGACATGGAGGCCCTGAAACCCGCATTGCCCGATTTCAGCCTGAGTGTCACGGCCGGACGCGAAAATATCCTGAATAATTTTCTGAAAACAAAAAAGGTGTCGTTCGGCGCGCTGGACATCGAAGGCGTGAATTGCGACTCCCTGCCGGTATCCCTCCGGATAAAGGCGGAGAGGCTGGCCTGGGGAGGCGTCGTCCTCGACACGCTGACGGCAGGCATCGCGCAGGACGGCCGCCGGCTGGATTATTTCCTCCGCACGGCGAACGTCCCGGGGAACCTGAACAACATAGCCCTCGCAGGGCTGTACGGCCATGTGGCCGGAAATAGGGGCCAGGTAAACCTCTGCCAGAAAAACCGGGCGGGACGCGAGGGGTTCCGCTTCGGGCTGGATGTCGAATGGAACGACAGTCTGGTCAGGGCGGGCGTAACGCCGCCCGACCCGGTATTCGGGTACGAACCCTGGACGGTAAACCCCGGCAATTACCTCGTTTACAGGTATGGCAAAAGCATCGACGCCGACCTCGACATGAGGCACGGCGACCAGCGGTTCGCAATCCGGACGGTTCCCGGAGAGGGGGCGTCCGACGACATCCGGCTGGATATCGCCGGCCTGAACATCGGTTCCGCACTGGGGCTGCTGCCCTCCGCCCCGCCCGTCGACGGGATATTGGGTACGGACATGACGCTGGGCATGACGCCCGACAGCCTGACCCTGCGCGGCGACCTGTCCATCGCGGAGCTGTCGTACGACAAACGGCGGTTCGGCAACGTCGACTTCGGACTCTATTACAAGCAGGATCAGGGACATATGGCCGATGCGCGGCTGACGCTCGACGGCGCCGAGGTACTGACCGTCCGGGGAGATTACCGCGCAGAGCGCGAAAGCCCGCTCGACCTCACGGCGACGATCCCCGGATTCCCGTTGCAGCAGGCCAACGTATTCCTGCCCGACGACCTGATCCGCCTCCGGGGCCGGTTGCAGGCGAAAATCCACGCAGGAGGCGCCGCTGACCGGCCGAGGCTGGACGGGGGCGTACACTTCGCACAGACCGAAATCTGCGTGCCGATGATCGGCACGTCGTTCCGGTTGTCGTCCGACACGATCCGCATTGACGACAGCCGCGTCATATTCGACGATTACACGCTCCTCGCCCCGAACAGCAAGCCGCTGACGATCGGCGGCGAGGTCGACCTGGCCGATTTCAGCCGCATGACGGCCGATCTCGCGCTCCGGGCGTCGGATTTCCAGGCGGTCGACGTAGCCCGGAAAGAGGGGACGTCGGTCTACGGAAAGGCCTACCTCGACCTGGACGCGACGGCCAAAGGCCCCCTGGACGAACTCGTCGTCCGCGGGAACGTAGCCCTGCTGGGCGGCACGGACATCAATTACGTCATGCAGGACTCCCCGATGGACGTGAAGGAGCGTCCGCAAAACATCGTGACGTTCGTCTCGTTCCGGGAACTGGACTCCCAGGGACAGGAAGAGACATCGCAGGCAATACGCATCGGAGGTATGGACGTACTGGTGAATGTCAACATCAACAACGACGTACAGGCGGCCGTAGACCTTTCGGCGGACGGCAACAACCGGATCGACCTGAAGGGAGGCGGCAACCTGACCTATACCATGAATCCGCTGGGCGACGTCCGCCTGTCAGGAAAATATGTGCTTTCGGGCGGAAGCGTACGCTACAATCCGCCCATCATCTCCCAAAAAATCTTCAAGATCACGCCGGACAGCTATGTCGAATGGATAGGGAACATCGCCGACCCGGCTTTCAACATCACGGCCGTGGAGACCGTACGTGCCAATGTCTCCTCGGACGGGCAGGACAACCGTGCGGTGAATTTCGATATCTCCATCAACATCCGCAATTCGCTCGACGACCTGGAGGTCAGCTTCGGGCTTTCGGCCCCCGAAGACCTCACCATGCAGAACCAGTTGAATTCGCTCACGGCCGAGCAACGGGCCAACCAGGCTATGAACCTGCTGATATACAACACCTACACGGGCCCCGGAACCACGGCGAAGGTCAGCTCCGAGAACCCGCTCAACTCGTTTATCCAGAAGGAGCTGAACCAGTGGGCGCAGAACAACCTGAAGGGCGTAGACCTGAGCTTCGGCATCAACTCCTACGGCGAGGACGACCCCAACGGCCAGCGCACCGACTACTCCTACCGGTTGTCCAAAAACCTGTTCAGCAACCGCGTGCGCGCCGTCATCGGAGGCAAGTTCAGCACGGATGCCGACCCGTCGCAGAACCTCAAGGAGAACCTGATCGACGACATTTCGCTGGAATACATGCTGACCAAGCGCGACAACATGTATCTGAAAGTATTCCGCCATACCGGGTACGAAAGCATCCTCGAAGGCGAAATCACCGAAACGGGCGTGGGCTTCGTGATCCGGAAAAAACTGCTGAGGCTGGGCGACCTGTTCAAGTCGACGAAACCCAAAGCGAAAAAACAGAAACGAGATGAGGCCGGCACACATTAG
- a CDS encoding Nramp family divalent metal transporter yields MSFWSRLFGPDHKPRMGGLEIFKYIGPGLLVTVGFIDPGNWASNLAAGAQYGYTLLWMVTLSTVMLIVLQHNVAHLGIATGLCLSEAASAYLKPAWSRPLLGSAVLASISTSLAEILGGAIALQMLFGVPVRIGALLVLVFVVVMLFTNSYRLIEKWIIAFVSIIGLSFIYELSLVTIDWPQAARAWVTPSFPEGSMVIIMSVLGAVVMPHNLFLHSEVIQSRQWNLSDDAVIRRQLRYEYADTIFSMLVGWAINSAMILLAAATFFVTKTPVEELQQADSLLQPLLGRSATHIFAVALLFAGISSTITSGMAAGSIFAGIFKEPYDIRDNHSRTGVMVSLVAAFLIILLIGDPFKGLIYSQMILSIQLPFTVFLQVHLTSSERVMGKYRNSRFTKYLLYGIGAVVTVLNVMLLVSFFR; encoded by the coding sequence ATGTCATTCTGGTCTCGACTCTTCGGCCCGGATCACAAGCCCCGGATGGGCGGGTTGGAGATTTTCAAATACATCGGCCCGGGACTGCTCGTCACCGTGGGGTTCATCGACCCCGGCAACTGGGCTTCAAACCTGGCCGCAGGCGCACAATACGGATACACGCTGCTATGGATGGTGACGCTCTCGACCGTGATGCTGATCGTATTGCAGCACAACGTCGCACACCTGGGCATCGCCACGGGCCTCTGCCTGTCGGAAGCGGCATCTGCATACCTCAAACCTGCATGGTCGCGCCCGTTGCTGGGTTCGGCCGTGCTGGCGTCGATCTCCACCTCGCTGGCCGAAATCCTGGGCGGGGCGATCGCATTGCAGATGCTATTCGGCGTACCGGTGCGCATCGGCGCGCTGCTGGTGCTCGTGTTCGTGGTCGTCATGCTCTTCACCAACAGCTACCGGCTGATCGAAAAATGGATCATTGCCTTCGTCTCGATCATCGGGCTGTCGTTCATCTACGAACTGTCGCTGGTAACGATCGACTGGCCGCAAGCCGCCCGGGCATGGGTGACGCCCTCGTTCCCCGAAGGTTCGATGGTCATCATCATGAGCGTATTGGGCGCAGTGGTAATGCCCCACAACCTGTTCCTACATTCGGAGGTGATCCAGAGCCGCCAGTGGAACCTGAGCGACGACGCGGTCATCCGCAGGCAACTGCGCTACGAGTACGCAGACACGATCTTCTCGATGCTGGTGGGCTGGGCGATCAACAGCGCGATGATCCTGCTGGCCGCAGCGACCTTCTTCGTGACAAAAACACCCGTGGAGGAGTTGCAGCAGGCCGATTCGCTCCTGCAACCGCTCCTGGGGCGAAGCGCGACGCATATCTTTGCCGTCGCCCTGCTCTTCGCGGGGATCTCCTCGACGATCACCTCGGGAATGGCCGCGGGCTCGATCTTCGCCGGGATATTCAAAGAGCCCTACGACATCAGGGACAACCACTCCCGGACGGGCGTGATGGTTTCGCTGGTCGCCGCATTCCTGATCATCCTGCTGATCGGCGACCCGTTCAAAGGGCTTATCTACTCCCAGATGATACTCAGCATCCAGCTGCCCTTCACGGTCTTCCTGCAGGTACACCTGACCTCTTCGGAGCGTGTGATGGGCAAATACCGGAACTCGCGGTTCACCAAATACCTGCTCTACGGGATCGGGGCCGTAGTGACCGTCCTGAATGTGATGCTGCTCGTCAGCTTCTTCCGGTAG
- a CDS encoding MarC family protein — protein MLKEGFLFTFISAFMALFPVANPVGAGFLVNGLLSGLDDEDRKSIIRRIITDYLLVGLGSLAVGHFVLTLFGLSLPVIQLGGGLLICRTALQWLSDSDSSVGHAQGKDVNPLHKIALESQVFYPITFPISIGPGSVSVILTLMASVSMKDGWAKGLLSYAIIALVVVLMCLILYLFLSQGERIIRKIGTSGSIVINKMVAFFTFCVGVQIVVTGIAKLFHLHI, from the coding sequence ATGTTAAAGGAAGGATTTCTTTTCACGTTCATATCCGCCTTCATGGCGTTGTTTCCGGTGGCGAACCCCGTCGGTGCGGGCTTCCTGGTCAACGGGCTTCTGTCGGGGCTGGACGATGAAGACCGCAAGTCGATCATCCGGAGGATCATCACCGACTATCTGCTCGTCGGGCTGGGCAGCCTGGCCGTCGGGCATTTCGTGCTGACGCTCTTCGGGCTCTCGCTGCCGGTAATCCAGCTGGGCGGCGGGCTGCTGATCTGCCGCACCGCCCTGCAATGGCTCAGCGACTCGGACTCCTCGGTGGGGCACGCGCAGGGCAAGGATGTCAATCCGCTCCACAAAATAGCCCTCGAATCGCAGGTCTTCTACCCGATCACCTTCCCGATCAGCATCGGCCCGGGCAGCGTCTCGGTCATCCTGACGCTGATGGCCTCGGTGAGCATGAAGGACGGCTGGGCCAAAGGGCTGCTCTCCTATGCGATCATCGCGCTGGTAGTCGTACTGATGTGCCTGATCCTCTACCTGTTCCTGTCGCAGGGCGAGCGCATCATACGGAAAATCGGCACCAGCGGCAGCATCGTCATCAACAAGATGGTCGCCTTCTTCACCTTCTGCGTCGGCGTGCAGATCGTCGTGACGGGCATCGCCAAATTATTCCACCTGCACATATAA
- a CDS encoding IbrB-like domain-containing protein has translation MNRYCNPPTKATYRSPVYDVRAVPVEKVVANSYNPNVVAPPEMKLLELSIWEDGYTMPCVCYYDAEKDLYELVDGYHRYLVLKRSKRIYERERGLLPVAVIEKDLSNRMASTIRHNRARGTHNVELMSEIVAELTRAQMSDQWIMRHIGMDRDELLRLKQITGLAELFADKEFSPGDTEEEAVEPARIMR, from the coding sequence ATGAATCGTTACTGCAACCCTCCGACAAAAGCAACGTACCGGAGCCCTGTCTATGACGTCAGGGCCGTGCCGGTGGAGAAAGTCGTGGCGAACAGCTACAACCCCAACGTCGTAGCCCCGCCCGAAATGAAACTGCTGGAGCTGTCGATCTGGGAGGACGGCTACACGATGCCGTGCGTTTGTTATTACGATGCCGAAAAGGATCTCTACGAACTGGTGGACGGCTACCACCGCTACCTGGTGCTCAAGCGGTCGAAACGCATCTACGAGCGGGAACGGGGCCTGCTGCCCGTGGCGGTGATCGAAAAAGACCTCTCGAACCGCATGGCCTCGACCATCCGCCACAACCGGGCGCGCGGCACACACAACGTAGAACTGATGAGCGAAATCGTCGCCGAGTTGACGCGGGCACAGATGTCCGACCAGTGGATCATGCGCCACATCGGCATGGACCGCGACGAACTGCTGCGCCTGAAACAGATCACGGGGCTCGCTGAGCTCTTCGCAGACAAGGAGTTCAGCCCCGGCGACACCGAGGAAGAGGCTGTGGAGCCCGCAAGAATCATGCGCTGA